The following proteins are encoded in a genomic region of Cyanobacterium sp. T60_A2020_053:
- a CDS encoding DUF3782 domain-containing protein gives MATTADDVWQLLGELAIAQKETERRFQETERRFQDTERILKEQSLETE, from the coding sequence ATGGCTACCACGGCGGATGATGTTTGGCAACTATTGGGCGAATTAGCTATTGCTCAAAAAGAAACAGAAAGACGTTTTCAGGAGACAGAGAGACGTTTTCAAGACACAGAGAGGATTTTAAAAGAGCAATCTTTAGAAACTGAAC